In the genome of Microbacterium endophyticum, one region contains:
- the mtrB gene encoding MtrAB system histidine kinase MtrB, producing MSTPRAGTSRARWVFGLQDARTWPETLSRLWRRSLRFRTLVITIVLTAFAILVACVWMALAIQDDLFASRRDQALEDAQRATLSAQTTLNAAEAEGDSAKVSNVMSNVRTILARQAGTGMIAVLRTDTAPSSLAPQSFTSGGLLDSDISPEMRARVQSNAELQWWQSIPVLQSNGDETAGIVVGQQLDLPGVGAYELYLAYDFSAAQNTLGFVQGILWLVGMVLVVLIGGISWFVLRSVTIPIGEAAQTSAKLAAGDLKVRIGVHGDDELATLGRSFNAMADSIESQIKELAELSLVQQRFVSDVSHELRTPLTTIRLAADMLNDRRSEFDPATSRAAELMHAQVERFEVLLTDLLEISRYDAGSVQLELEPTALAHLAEDVVESMHQLAEQHGSDIRVVAPGGYSPVDMDPRRVRRVVRNLLGNAIEHGEGRPIVLTIDSNQDAVALGVRDYGLGMSPDEVERVFDRFWRADPSRTRTIGGTGLGLSIALGDAHLHGGTLAVWSQLGRGTNFVLTLPRHGHHTVGTPPITPDPGEEAMSFDDLGLTQPIELPSRPQEES from the coding sequence ATGAGCACCCCACGCGCCGGAACATCCCGCGCTCGCTGGGTGTTCGGACTGCAAGACGCGCGCACTTGGCCAGAAACCTTGTCGCGATTGTGGCGACGATCACTCCGGTTTCGCACGCTCGTCATCACTATCGTATTGACCGCGTTCGCGATTCTTGTCGCCTGCGTCTGGATGGCTCTTGCCATTCAAGACGACCTCTTCGCCTCGCGACGTGATCAGGCCCTCGAAGATGCACAGCGCGCAACGCTTTCGGCGCAGACGACGCTCAATGCAGCCGAGGCCGAGGGTGACAGCGCAAAGGTTAGCAACGTCATGAGCAACGTCCGGACGATTCTTGCGCGGCAAGCAGGAACAGGCATGATTGCCGTGCTCCGAACGGACACAGCGCCATCCTCTCTCGCCCCGCAGTCGTTCACATCGGGCGGACTTCTCGATAGCGACATATCGCCAGAGATGAGGGCGCGCGTACAGAGCAATGCGGAGCTGCAGTGGTGGCAATCAATTCCCGTTCTACAAAGCAACGGTGACGAGACTGCCGGGATTGTGGTCGGCCAACAGCTCGATCTGCCCGGAGTCGGTGCGTACGAGCTGTACCTCGCCTACGACTTCAGTGCGGCCCAAAACACCCTTGGCTTCGTTCAGGGCATCCTTTGGCTCGTTGGGATGGTCCTCGTTGTTCTGATCGGAGGGATTTCGTGGTTCGTCTTGCGCTCAGTGACGATCCCGATCGGTGAGGCCGCACAGACGAGCGCCAAACTGGCTGCGGGCGATCTGAAGGTACGCATAGGCGTTCACGGCGATGACGAACTCGCCACTCTTGGACGTTCCTTCAACGCGATGGCCGACAGTATCGAGTCGCAGATAAAGGAACTCGCGGAACTCTCTCTCGTGCAGCAGCGCTTTGTGTCCGACGTATCGCATGAGCTTCGCACACCCCTGACAACGATTCGGTTGGCCGCCGATATGCTCAACGATCGCCGTTCGGAATTCGACCCGGCAACTTCACGCGCGGCTGAACTCATGCACGCGCAGGTGGAGCGCTTCGAAGTGCTCTTGACTGATCTGTTGGAGATCAGTCGGTACGACGCTGGCTCCGTTCAGCTCGAGCTGGAACCCACCGCTCTGGCGCACCTCGCTGAAGACGTGGTCGAATCTATGCATCAACTTGCGGAACAGCACGGCAGCGACATCCGAGTCGTCGCGCCGGGTGGATACTCCCCGGTCGATATGGATCCGCGACGTGTGCGCCGCGTCGTGCGTAACCTGCTCGGGAATGCCATCGAGCACGGCGAGGGTCGTCCAATTGTGTTGACCATCGACAGTAATCAGGATGCCGTCGCGCTCGGGGTTCGTGACTACGGGCTCGGGATGTCGCCTGACGAGGTGGAACGAGTGTTCGATAGATTCTGGCGCGCTGACCCCTCGCGTACACGCACGATCGGGGGAACCGGTCTTGGTCTTTCTATCGCCCTCGGTGATGCCCATTTGCACGGCGGCACTCTCGCGGTCTGGTCGCAGTTGGGCCGCGGAACGAACTTCGTACTCACACTCCCGAGACACGGTCATCACACTGTCGGTACGCCTCCGATCACACCAGATCCCGGCGAGGAAGCGATGTCTTTCGATGACCTCGGGCTCACACAGCCGATCGAACTCCCTTCCCGCCCCCAGGAGGAATCATGA
- the mtrA gene encoding MtrAB system response regulator MtrA, producing MTSRILVVDDDTALAEMIGIVLRTEGFETAFCADGAKALDIWREERPDLILLDLMLPGMDGIEICTEIRAESGVPIIMLTARTDTADVVKGLESGADDYIVKPFNPKELVARIRTRLRPASEEPAETLRIGDVTVDVAAHEVRRGTESIALTPLEFELLVALALKPQQVFSREMLLEQVWGYHYKADTRLVNVHVQRLRAKVELDPDNPKIVTTVRGVGYRAGAVV from the coding sequence ATGACCTCACGCATCCTCGTCGTCGACGACGACACCGCGCTGGCCGAGATGATCGGCATTGTGCTGCGAACCGAAGGCTTCGAAACTGCCTTCTGCGCAGACGGAGCAAAAGCACTGGACATCTGGCGGGAGGAACGACCCGACCTCATCCTTCTCGATCTCATGCTCCCGGGTATGGACGGCATAGAAATATGTACCGAGATCCGGGCTGAGTCAGGTGTCCCCATCATCATGCTCACCGCGCGCACCGACACCGCCGATGTCGTCAAAGGACTTGAGTCCGGTGCCGATGACTACATCGTCAAGCCGTTCAACCCGAAAGAGCTCGTCGCGCGGATTCGTACGCGGCTTCGCCCCGCGTCGGAAGAACCCGCGGAGACACTTCGCATCGGTGACGTGACAGTTGATGTCGCCGCTCATGAAGTGCGCCGGGGAACAGAGTCAATCGCTCTCACCCCCTTGGAGTTCGAGCTTCTCGTTGCGCTTGCGCTGAAGCCTCAGCAGGTATTTTCCCGAGAGATGCTGCTTGAACAAGTGTGGGGATATCACTACAAGGCCGACACGAGGCTTGTGAATGTGCACGTTCAGCGTTTGCGCGCAAAGGTGGAGCTCGACCCCGATAATCCCAAGATCGTGACGACGGTCCGCGGCGTGGGCTACCGCGCTGGCGCCGTGGTGTGA
- a CDS encoding glycerophosphoryl diester phosphodiesterase membrane domain-containing protein, with protein sequence MTSPSGNANHAWTPASRPGIIPLHPLSFGTILGKSFVALRHNPRVLLGFALCVQVAAYLIVSVAIGGIAIASFSRLDTMPMGDDYWAVFWGSTAITAAAGVVLGLAAGALSVVVQAVVVAEVAYAAVAEKRTLRALWAQIKPVFWRLIGYAALVSGAFLIVFVALAAGITALGFVLLPLSIALGVVLILAAIPLWLWLSTKLVLVPAVIILEDMTVRGAIARSWRLIRGRFWSALGIIVVVSLTFAVLAQVVTAPFSIIQVAISTILSPTGETDVTAIIAIIVSTVLAQALSVLVQSVALVVQSTAACLIYLDVRMRHEGLDLDLLAYTERRDNGERELADPFRQNVGRVLPRATPATAYGTPVLPPPYIPPAAPTATGSAWTPPGAVSSSVTPPVENGPPHA encoded by the coding sequence GTGACATCTCCGTCTGGAAATGCCAACCACGCCTGGACCCCGGCATCGCGGCCGGGGATCATCCCCCTGCACCCGTTGTCGTTCGGAACGATTCTCGGAAAATCGTTCGTCGCACTCCGACACAACCCGCGCGTCCTGCTCGGATTCGCGCTGTGTGTGCAAGTTGCTGCATACCTGATCGTGAGCGTAGCGATCGGTGGCATCGCAATCGCATCGTTCTCTCGTCTCGATACGATGCCGATGGGCGACGACTACTGGGCAGTCTTCTGGGGCTCCACCGCGATAACCGCTGCCGCAGGTGTCGTTCTCGGACTCGCCGCCGGTGCCCTCAGCGTGGTCGTGCAAGCTGTTGTGGTAGCCGAGGTCGCGTACGCCGCAGTGGCCGAAAAACGCACGTTGCGCGCACTTTGGGCACAGATAAAGCCCGTTTTCTGGCGACTCATCGGTTACGCTGCCCTCGTTTCCGGTGCGTTCCTCATCGTGTTCGTCGCTCTCGCCGCGGGAATCACAGCGCTCGGATTCGTCCTCCTTCCGCTCTCGATAGCACTCGGCGTCGTGCTGATTCTGGCTGCGATTCCGCTTTGGTTGTGGCTGAGCACGAAGCTCGTTCTCGTGCCGGCGGTCATCATTCTCGAAGACATGACGGTTCGGGGCGCCATTGCTCGTTCGTGGCGACTGATTCGTGGGCGGTTCTGGTCCGCTCTCGGGATTATCGTCGTGGTTTCGCTGACGTTTGCAGTGCTCGCACAGGTCGTGACAGCCCCGTTCTCGATCATTCAGGTTGCGATTTCGACGATTCTCTCCCCCACGGGCGAAACGGATGTCACCGCTATCATCGCCATCATCGTGTCGACGGTTCTCGCACAAGCGCTTTCCGTGCTGGTCCAATCCGTTGCTCTCGTGGTTCAATCGACCGCGGCGTGCCTGATCTATCTCGACGTGCGAATGCGCCATGAAGGCCTGGACCTCGACTTGCTCGCATACACCGAACGGCGAGACAACGGCGAGCGAGAGCTTGCCGACCCTTTCCGCCAGAACGTGGGACGCGTCCTCCCGCGCGCGACGCCCGCGACAGCGTATGGCACCCCGGTGCTGCCGCCGCCATATATTCCGCCCGCGGCCCCTACCGCGACCGGCTCGGCTTGGACTCCGCCGGGCGCCGTGTCGTCCAGCGTCACGCCTCCGGTAGAAAACGGGCCCCCTCACGCATGA
- a CDS encoding DUF4129 domain-containing protein has protein sequence MTTLLTAVPLIPDGDEARGWAEDELSRSAYEIARPTAFDRAVSGFVDFVERILNTEVSGGWGRSLAIIAVLVVIALIIVGFLIWGRPRARVRVHPHTAELFGVRETRSAAELRNAAQDLASEKKWSEAIVVRFRALALSLTERGLIETPPGTTAQGFARRAARIVPSHGKALVHAATLFDDIRYLRRNGEERHYAQLAEIDEALAAEARVTR, from the coding sequence ATGACGACGTTGCTGACCGCAGTTCCTCTCATCCCGGACGGCGATGAAGCTCGCGGGTGGGCTGAAGATGAACTCAGCCGGAGCGCATACGAAATAGCGCGGCCCACGGCCTTCGACCGCGCCGTCAGCGGTTTTGTAGATTTTGTCGAGAGAATCCTCAACACTGAAGTTTCAGGTGGTTGGGGACGAAGTCTTGCCATCATCGCTGTCCTGGTTGTCATCGCGCTGATTATTGTGGGGTTTCTCATCTGGGGCCGCCCGCGAGCTCGGGTGCGCGTCCACCCGCACACTGCCGAACTTTTCGGGGTCCGGGAGACGCGATCAGCGGCAGAACTTCGAAACGCGGCACAGGATCTCGCTTCAGAGAAAAAGTGGAGCGAAGCGATCGTTGTGCGTTTTCGCGCCCTGGCGCTTTCCCTCACCGAACGCGGATTGATCGAAACGCCGCCGGGAACCACCGCTCAGGGATTCGCGCGCCGAGCTGCGCGAATAGTCCCCTCACACGGAAAAGCTCTCGTTCACGCAGCAACGCTCTTCGATGACATCCGCTACCTGCGACGAAACGGCGAGGAGCGCCACTACGCGCAGCTCGCGGAAATTGATGAAGCGCTCGCTGCTGAAGCACGAGTCACAAGGTGA
- a CDS encoding DUF4350 domain-containing protein: MRQLLRSPAARSRRGRVIGWIAIVLVLVVTAIIGAAVTANIGWSARGAFDPESPGPNGAQAIAEILKDQGIRVDVVRTYDDALAAVSDDAVTLVLPDSPLLEDDDLRELADSADRVVVPNIGSRGLRVLFPGAESVGYGDFAPVAAACDSDIAARAGAVVVGNEFSVPASAAGCYPSHGGFGLLLGDGISAIDGTELFTNTYLAENGNASLGLQLLGSLPTVVWYVPSADDQRGNAAPELGDLTPGWVTPAMTLSIIATIAAAVWRGRRFGPLVAERLPVSVRANETTEGRARLYGRARDAGHAADQIRLGALARIRRQLSLGKGATTQEISDAAATRAGMDTQRVRGILFESVPHTDRELVELVSQLDAVEAAVVAASRPERNSQ, from the coding sequence GTGAGGCAACTGTTGCGCTCCCCCGCAGCGCGGTCACGCCGAGGTCGGGTGATCGGATGGATCGCCATCGTACTTGTGCTCGTGGTAACCGCGATTATCGGCGCCGCCGTGACGGCCAACATCGGATGGAGCGCCCGTGGCGCATTCGATCCGGAGTCGCCGGGCCCGAACGGCGCTCAAGCGATCGCCGAGATATTGAAGGATCAGGGCATTAGGGTCGATGTGGTGCGCACCTACGACGATGCGCTTGCAGCGGTCAGTGACGATGCCGTCACTCTCGTTCTCCCGGATAGCCCTCTTCTCGAAGATGATGACCTCCGAGAGCTCGCCGACAGTGCTGACCGAGTCGTCGTTCCGAACATCGGTTCGCGCGGCCTGCGTGTTCTCTTTCCAGGTGCTGAGTCCGTGGGTTATGGCGACTTCGCGCCAGTCGCCGCCGCCTGCGATAGCGACATCGCAGCGCGCGCCGGTGCGGTGGTCGTGGGCAACGAGTTCTCGGTCCCGGCGAGCGCCGCGGGGTGCTACCCCTCTCACGGCGGATTCGGCCTCCTGCTCGGTGACGGCATTTCAGCAATAGATGGCACAGAACTTTTCACCAACACCTATCTCGCCGAAAACGGCAATGCGTCTCTCGGACTGCAACTCCTCGGGTCCCTCCCCACCGTGGTTTGGTACGTTCCGTCGGCTGACGACCAGCGCGGTAACGCAGCCCCTGAGCTCGGGGATCTCACGCCTGGGTGGGTCACGCCCGCGATGACGCTCTCGATCATCGCCACGATTGCCGCCGCTGTGTGGCGTGGGAGAAGATTCGGCCCGCTTGTCGCGGAGCGTCTTCCGGTCTCGGTGCGAGCGAATGAGACGACAGAAGGACGCGCTCGACTGTACGGGCGCGCACGCGACGCCGGCCACGCCGCCGATCAGATTCGCTTGGGTGCTCTCGCTCGCATTCGGCGCCAGTTGTCGCTCGGCAAGGGGGCCACAACGCAAGAGATCTCGGATGCCGCCGCCACCCGAGCGGGTATGGATACGCAGCGGGTTCGCGGCATCCTGTTCGAATCGGTCCCTCACACTGACCGCGAGCTCGTTGAGCTCGTTTCGCAGCTCGACGCTGTGGAAGCTGCCGTTGTCGCCGCTTCCCGCCCGGAAAGGAACTCTCAATGA
- a CDS encoding AAA family ATPase: MTGTLPSDSELRDAMHRVRQEIGKAVVGQDGAITGLLIALLVRGHVLLEGVPGVAKTLLVRTFSRTVGLETKRIQFTPDLMPGDVSGSLIYDSRSAEFEFREGPIFTHILLADEINRTPPKTQSALLEAMEEHQVSADGVTRALPDPFLVAATQNPVEHEGTYGLPEAQLDRFLLKLIVDVPGRDAEIDVLRRHAEGFRAGSLAAAGVEAVLDTGHLEHAQRAVENVAVTADVLAYIVDLARATRESPSVQLGVSPRGTTALLSAAKAWAWLSGYAAVTPDHVQTMLVPTWRHRIRLRPDAELEGVSIDAVLNAIVQQTRVPI, from the coding sequence ATGACCGGCACTCTTCCCTCAGACAGTGAACTGCGCGATGCGATGCATCGCGTGCGTCAGGAGATCGGCAAGGCCGTCGTCGGACAGGATGGCGCGATCACAGGGCTTTTGATTGCTCTCCTCGTTCGCGGTCATGTGCTTCTCGAGGGTGTGCCCGGCGTTGCTAAGACCCTGCTTGTGCGCACCTTCAGTCGCACGGTCGGCCTCGAGACGAAACGCATCCAGTTCACGCCAGACCTCATGCCGGGGGATGTCTCTGGGTCACTCATCTACGACTCGCGTTCAGCAGAATTCGAGTTTCGCGAGGGACCGATTTTCACACATATCCTGCTTGCAGACGAGATCAACCGCACACCACCGAAAACACAGTCAGCGCTGCTCGAAGCCATGGAAGAGCACCAAGTGTCGGCCGACGGTGTCACTCGCGCGCTTCCCGATCCATTTCTCGTCGCCGCGACGCAGAACCCTGTCGAGCATGAGGGCACCTACGGGCTCCCCGAGGCCCAACTCGATCGATTCTTGTTGAAGCTGATCGTTGACGTGCCCGGTCGTGATGCCGAGATCGATGTGCTCCGTCGCCACGCCGAGGGCTTCCGTGCTGGCAGTCTCGCAGCCGCCGGCGTTGAAGCCGTACTCGATACGGGGCATCTCGAACACGCTCAGCGAGCCGTCGAAAACGTCGCCGTTACCGCTGATGTGCTCGCCTACATCGTCGACCTCGCCCGCGCGACTCGCGAGTCACCCTCGGTGCAACTCGGGGTGAGCCCTCGTGGAACCACAGCTCTTCTCTCGGCGGCCAAGGCTTGGGCCTGGCTAAGCGGGTATGCCGCTGTTACTCCTGATCATGTTCAGACGATGTTGGTGCCGACGTGGCGTCATCGCATCAGACTCCGGCCCGATGCCGAGCTCGAAGGCGTGTCGATTGATGCCGTGCTGAATGCGATCGTGCAGCAAACCCGCGTACCGATCTAA
- a CDS encoding DUF58 domain-containing protein — protein MYLSGRIAAAIAAGIPVVVLATAAGFNAWAATSAWLLLCILVVAGDVISAANLRAVRVQRKAPARVRRDIRAETELVLTNNGTRILRGLVRDAWQPTAGVSPQRIPIDIPPQHTHTLVVPLLPRRRGRISSGFIVVRSSGFLGFAGRQRRMNSAVSVVALPPFHSQRHLPSRVARLRELDGNTSVQVRGPGTEFDSLREYVRGDDVRSIDWRATARAGTTMLRTWRPERDRHIVIVVDSGRTAAARVGDGVRLDAAMETALLLSALATRAGDHVHLVMFDRVVRARVSGVDGSALLPALVEAMAPIEARLIDTDWDAAFAQVRRLTNRPSLVVLLTAQDEIEASRGFLGSLPALSSRTRVIVASATDDSVVAATQSRGDAAAVYRAAAAERSLRDAAAVGTAISRTGAETVVAGPEELPPRVADRYIALKSAGLL, from the coding sequence GTGTACCTTTCTGGACGAATCGCCGCAGCCATAGCCGCCGGCATCCCGGTCGTCGTCTTGGCGACGGCGGCAGGGTTCAATGCGTGGGCCGCGACCAGCGCATGGCTCTTGCTATGCATTCTCGTGGTGGCGGGTGATGTGATCAGCGCAGCAAACCTTCGCGCCGTGCGCGTGCAGCGGAAAGCACCCGCACGCGTGCGGCGAGATATCCGGGCAGAGACCGAGCTTGTGCTCACTAACAATGGCACCCGGATTCTGCGTGGCCTCGTCAGGGACGCATGGCAGCCGACGGCCGGGGTCTCACCACAGCGCATTCCCATCGACATCCCTCCTCAGCACACGCACACCCTGGTCGTTCCCCTCCTCCCGCGACGTCGTGGTCGTATCTCGTCGGGCTTCATCGTCGTCCGATCCTCCGGCTTCCTAGGTTTCGCCGGACGTCAGCGACGCATGAATTCCGCCGTCTCGGTCGTCGCACTTCCGCCTTTCCACTCCCAACGACACCTACCATCGCGCGTTGCTCGACTACGCGAGCTCGACGGAAACACGAGTGTGCAGGTCCGCGGGCCGGGAACCGAGTTCGACAGTCTTCGCGAATACGTGCGCGGAGACGACGTGCGCTCGATAGATTGGCGTGCCACAGCACGAGCAGGCACCACAATGCTCCGCACATGGCGGCCCGAGCGCGATCGCCACATCGTTATCGTCGTCGACTCCGGGCGCACCGCGGCAGCACGAGTAGGTGATGGCGTGCGACTCGATGCGGCAATGGAGACGGCACTCCTTCTCTCTGCGCTCGCTACTCGCGCCGGGGATCACGTTCACCTCGTGATGTTCGACCGAGTCGTCCGAGCCCGCGTGAGCGGAGTGGATGGGTCTGCCCTCCTTCCGGCGCTCGTCGAGGCAATGGCTCCCATCGAGGCACGCCTGATCGATACCGACTGGGATGCCGCGTTCGCTCAGGTCCGGCGATTGACGAATCGGCCTTCGCTCGTGGTGTTGCTGACAGCACAAGACGAGATCGAGGCATCCCGCGGCTTCTTAGGATCGCTTCCCGCCCTCTCCTCTCGCACACGAGTGATCGTTGCGTCGGCAACCGATGATTCGGTCGTTGCCGCCACGCAGTCACGAGGGGATGCCGCGGCGGTGTATCGAGCTGCAGCAGCTGAGCGTTCGCTCCGTGATGCGGCCGCCGTTGGCACCGCTATCTCACGCACCGGGGCTGAAACTGTTGTCGCAGGCCCGGAAGAACTCCCCCCGCGCGTGGCCGATCGGTATATAGCACTCAAGTCCGCGGGCCTCCTTTAA
- the katG gene encoding catalase/peroxidase HPI, with translation MSDINGCPIPHDGADETRLPVGPSPVDAEPEGVLPHPTSGSANRVWWPEKLNLKILAKNPAVSNPLDEDFDYAAAFEALDVDSVKKDILETLTVSQAWWPADFGHYGPLMIRMAWHSAGTYRITDGRGGGGAGQQRFAPLNSWPDNVNLDKARRLLWPVKKKYGQSISWADLMILAGNVALESMGFKTFGFAGGRKDVFEPDDDVYWGPETTWLGDERYTGERNLEKPLAAVQMGLIYVNPEGPNGEPDPLKSAHDIRETFARMAMNDEETVALIAGGHTFGKTHGAAPDSNVGDDPEAADLDEQGLGWKNTHGSGKGDDTITSGLEVTWTYHPTRWDNEFLHILYAYEWEVFDSPAGAKQWRPKGGAGSDMVPLAHDSSARREPRMLTSDLALRFDPEYAKITKRFLEEPDAFADAFARAWFKLTHRDMGPKARYLGSAVPAEDLIWQDPLPAVDHALIDSDDAASLKQQILNSGLTVAELVQTTWAAASTFRGSDKRGGVNGARVRLAPQKDWEVNNPAQLQKVLAVLEGIQASFNDAATDGKKVSLADLIVLAGNAGVEKAAKDAGIDAEVTFHPGRTDASAEQTDVDSFAPLEPAADGFRNYTKGRPTLPAEYLLVDKANLLTLSAPEMTVLVGGLRVLGANWDSSDYGVLTERPGVLTNDFFVNLLDLGTTWKPLDPGKHAFQATSDASGETLWTGTRADLVFGSNSELRAVAEVYASDDANEKFVRDFVAAWGKVTELDRFDLV, from the coding sequence ATGTCCGATATCAACGGATGCCCGATCCCTCACGACGGCGCGGACGAAACCCGCCTTCCCGTCGGCCCTTCACCGGTCGATGCCGAGCCAGAAGGTGTACTTCCTCACCCCACGAGCGGGTCGGCGAACCGTGTGTGGTGGCCGGAGAAGCTCAACCTCAAGATCCTCGCGAAGAACCCGGCCGTCTCGAACCCTCTCGACGAGGACTTCGATTACGCAGCCGCGTTCGAGGCGCTCGACGTCGACAGCGTCAAGAAAGACATCCTCGAGACGCTGACGGTCTCGCAAGCCTGGTGGCCCGCCGACTTCGGCCACTACGGGCCGCTGATGATCCGCATGGCGTGGCACAGCGCGGGAACGTACCGCATTACCGACGGACGAGGCGGCGGCGGTGCCGGCCAACAGCGGTTTGCGCCGCTCAATAGCTGGCCCGACAACGTCAACCTCGACAAAGCGCGCCGGTTGCTCTGGCCAGTGAAGAAGAAGTACGGGCAGTCGATTTCGTGGGCTGACCTCATGATCCTTGCCGGAAACGTCGCGCTGGAGTCGATGGGATTCAAGACGTTCGGCTTCGCCGGCGGACGTAAGGATGTCTTCGAGCCCGACGATGACGTCTACTGGGGCCCGGAAACGACCTGGCTCGGTGACGAGCGTTACACGGGTGAGCGCAACCTCGAAAAGCCGCTCGCGGCTGTCCAGATGGGCCTCATCTATGTGAACCCCGAAGGCCCGAACGGTGAGCCCGACCCGCTGAAGTCAGCTCACGACATTCGTGAGACGTTCGCGCGTATGGCGATGAACGACGAAGAGACTGTCGCCTTGATCGCCGGTGGGCATACCTTCGGCAAGACACACGGAGCAGCGCCCGATTCCAATGTCGGAGATGACCCGGAGGCCGCCGACCTCGATGAGCAGGGTCTCGGCTGGAAGAACACCCACGGCAGCGGCAAGGGCGACGACACGATCACCAGCGGCCTCGAAGTCACATGGACGTACCACCCAACCCGGTGGGACAACGAATTCCTTCACATCCTCTACGCGTACGAGTGGGAGGTTTTCGACAGCCCCGCGGGCGCAAAGCAGTGGCGTCCGAAGGGTGGCGCGGGTTCCGACATGGTGCCCCTCGCTCATGATTCGTCGGCCCGCCGCGAACCACGCATGCTCACGAGCGACCTCGCTCTGCGCTTCGACCCTGAGTACGCCAAGATCACGAAGCGATTCCTCGAAGAACCTGACGCATTCGCGGACGCGTTTGCGCGCGCGTGGTTCAAACTGACGCACCGTGACATGGGGCCCAAGGCGCGTTACCTCGGTTCTGCTGTGCCGGCGGAGGACCTCATCTGGCAGGATCCACTTCCCGCCGTCGACCACGCACTGATCGACTCCGATGATGCGGCATCGCTCAAGCAGCAGATCCTCAATTCGGGCCTCACCGTCGCAGAGCTGGTTCAGACCACATGGGCTGCGGCATCCACGTTCCGTGGAAGCGACAAGCGCGGAGGCGTGAACGGCGCACGAGTACGTCTCGCGCCGCAGAAGGACTGGGAAGTCAACAACCCGGCCCAGCTGCAGAAGGTGCTCGCGGTTCTCGAGGGCATCCAGGCATCCTTCAACGACGCCGCAACGGACGGCAAGAAGGTGTCGCTCGCTGACCTCATCGTGCTGGCGGGCAACGCCGGTGTCGAAAAGGCTGCCAAAGATGCCGGTATCGACGCTGAGGTGACGTTCCACCCGGGACGTACTGACGCCAGTGCCGAGCAGACCGATGTCGATTCGTTCGCGCCTCTCGAGCCGGCCGCCGACGGCTTCCGCAACTACACGAAGGGTCGCCCGACCCTCCCGGCGGAGTATTTGCTCGTCGATAAGGCCAACCTGCTCACGCTGAGCGCACCGGAAATGACCGTGCTCGTGGGCGGGTTGCGTGTACTCGGTGCCAACTGGGATTCCTCGGACTACGGCGTACTGACCGAGCGTCCAGGCGTTCTCACGAACGACTTCTTCGTCAACCTGCTTGACCTCGGCACGACGTGGAAGCCCCTCGACCCGGGAAAGCACGCGTTCCAGGCGACCTCGGATGCCTCGGGCGAGACGCTCTGGACCGGAACCCGCGCCGACCTTGTGTTCGGCTCGAACTCGGAGCTTCGCGCCGTCGCCGAGGTGTACGCGAGCGACGATGCCAACGAAAAGTTTGTCCGTGACTTCGTCGCGGCGTGGGGCAAGGTGACGGAGCTCGATCGCTTCGACCTCGTCTAA
- a CDS encoding Fur family transcriptional regulator, producing MSTAAPDPGTDAVIRAVGLRATAPRRAVFDALRGMPHSRADEIFARVQRDSDGTSLQSVYNVLGDFVDAGLVRRIEPAGSPGLFEVRVDDNHHHLVCTSCSRVEDVACSVGAAPCLHPVDTHGYQIHTAEVTYWGLCSACAADANSSASSRTL from the coding sequence ATGTCGACTGCTGCTCCCGATCCCGGTACTGATGCGGTCATCCGCGCGGTCGGGCTGCGTGCCACTGCCCCGCGTCGAGCAGTCTTCGACGCTCTCCGAGGGATGCCGCACTCGCGCGCCGACGAGATCTTTGCCCGTGTGCAGCGAGACTCCGACGGGACAAGCCTGCAGTCGGTTTACAACGTGCTCGGGGACTTCGTTGACGCGGGACTGGTGCGTCGGATTGAGCCTGCAGGGAGCCCCGGCCTCTTCGAAGTGCGTGTCGACGACAACCACCATCACCTCGTGTGCACTTCGTGCAGTCGGGTCGAAGATGTCGCGTGCTCCGTCGGCGCAGCGCCGTGCCTGCACCCCGTCGATACACACGGCTATCAAATTCACACCGCAGAGGTGACGTACTGGGGATTGTGTTCCGCGTGCGCTGCCGATGCGAATTCTTCTGCTTCATCGCGAACCCTCTGA